acgTAAGTTGGTGTAGTTGGATCCGATATCTCCTATAGTCCTCCGTTTTTCAACCTGCGTTTATAAGTTGCCACATTGCCACATACGTGAGATGATAaagggtttgttttttgggggagTGATTTCCCATAGTCAGATGTCACGATTTGTGTAACATTCAGTTGTCTTAGCAACACTCAAAATAGTTTCTTAAAATAATCCTTTTCTACTGGGGGTTGTGTAGTCACTTGGATGACTGTTAATAAGGCTTGTCTTAACTGGCACCATTGCATAACATAAATCGTGTATCAACTCTGggatttgattgattttctcAGGTAtgactcagacagagagaatcCACTGGCAGaaagttttaattttgaaaagcTAATGAGCCAGAAAACAGGCAAAGTTTTCATACAATGTTTTTGTGAGTCAGTCAGTTATATTAGAAGTTCAGGGAGAATTGCTGCAGGTCATTAAACTCCTCACCGCTGAATGTTTTCAGTGTGCAATCCCAGACCATGGCCAAACTCTGTATTATACGAAGAGATTTAACATtacaatttattcatttatcactCGTTCATGTTGTGATCGTAATGTTTTTGTGTAGCATGGTTCTTCAAATAGACAGGTCATTCTTATTAATTTAATgatcattactattattattattatcattatttgtattattgtCAATTCTCCCtttgaaaataagattttacaaTCAATTGTCTTCgatatatgtattatatatctTTTGTTGTACCAGAAATAGAATAGCAGAATTAAGAGAcaatataattttttctttgttattgaGATAAAATCTTCCAGCTTTACAAATACAGATAGACTCACTATAAATGTTGTGATTATATCAGGTGGCATTTAGCTTCAGGCTGTTTGTTgtccacacatactgtatacgaGATGTGAGCTAACCTTTGATAGCTTCACCAAACATAAAAAACCCACTGGCATCAGTATACTGAAGACTGAAACCTCTTCAATCGCAGTTTCTATTTTTAGTCGTGAGGCCTTGGATCAGGCTCTTAATGTCCAGTGGAACATGAATGATTGCTTTCCAGAAGACAGTTTAACCTCATTTGGCATTTAGCCTGAATGACATACAGTTAGTATAATGAAACTGAAGCTTTGGCCGGGTGAGGACAcgtgtgtctgttttttgggGTGTGTGCTTTTGCATctttgtgtatgtctgtatcTTTGTGTAAAGcctttgtaagtgtgtgtgtatgtgcgcgcaCGCACATGCGTGCATGTATATGCGTCTACATTCAGACTAGCCTTGGGTCAGGCTGGGCTGAAAGCCAGCAACATCTGCAGAGGTCTTGTGAGAGTGCTGCATGGAGATGCAGCTAAAGATACTGTACCTGATCACTGTGATGGATGCCTGTGAGCCTTGTGCGCACACCGACATGCACACCTGCCGCCTGTGCCCCATTTATTGAATCCATGAATCAATTTAATGAGAAGAGGACGGGGTCAGGACTTCAATAAACACCACACGAAGCTTTCAAATTTAATGTCTGAGCAATGAATGATACTATATGCTCAACAAACGCCCATTGCAAAACACTTCCACTGTAAAGTGGAAATGGGTTTGAAGCAATTGCCACGTCAAGTATACGTACTATTGGCTGGATAAGTTTTTGCAGCTTGTGCATAAACATTTCCAACATGCAGTGCAAATGATATCAAACTCAGAGCAAAGTATAATTTagttgtgtgcctgtgtgtctcagGGCTGAAGAGTGAGACttgagaaagagaatgagacaTCTTCCATTGGTAATCAATACTGCAGCAGTGACCTGAGCATTTGCTCTGTGATTCATCCCATTTAGAGCTACAGGGTTGGCTGTCTGACAGAGACAAATCCATGAATTCCCTCTGGATTTAGTCATGGCAAATCCACCCGCTTTACGTGGCCACTTCTACATCTACATAGTCACTGATACCTAATGCCATCCTCCCACCTCCCGCAGTAAATCTTCGAAAACCTTGTCTGAAAGTCACTGTGCTGctttgttgcaaaaaaaaaaaaaaaaatcagcctgAGATGCTGCAGAATTGGTGCGCCTTTTAAGCCActtatgtttgcatgaaataACCTGAGCTTCATCTTTCAGTGCAATTTCAGGCTAAAACAATCACTGTCAACCTCCTGATCTTCACATGCTGTGATTATAAACTTACTTTCCCCTCCAATGATTTAACCATGAGCATGTTTCCAGTCATGAGGTCATACAAAGCAATGAGGACGCAGCGGAAAGGACGAATGGTTGCTATTTAGATGTCTGTGGCAGCAGCATCCCAGTagtgaatacatttttcttcatcCACTGGGGACGCAGGGACTAATGGAGCATGAGAGTGGCAGTTCCCCTGGAGTTGTGTAGCTGAGTCACGCCCCCGTTTGGAGAGGAGCTGTAGGCAGCAGTTGTGTGAGACTGAGACCAAGAGGGCATGCTGTGAGAGTCTGGGCCAATTCAGGGGTAAACATCAGTGGCAGTAATTGGAGAACAGCACAGCAGGGCATTTCATACATTTCTGATCCATGGGGCTCAGTCGAGAATATCCTGACTGTGGACTTTTTGAGTTGAAAAGGAGTGATTGTCTGTATGCCAAAGGtcttttcgtttttttttacagaatttgCTGAACTCCCCATGATACATAGTCCGCATATATTTTATAGGTCACGACTTCATTGATTAAATAAGCGCAGAACTCACCGGCTCGGAAGAATTTCTTTCGATCGAGATGCTGAGTAAGTTTTAATGCAGGGGTTGCACGTGTGAGTACAAGTGTAGATAAAGAGCTTGTTTTGGCTGCTGGCGCACTATAAGCTGTTGCTGTCCATCACTTTTTCTAATTTAGTGGAGCTCCAGTGGAGCTATTAGTCCTGTATTTGTAATGAATCAATATCATTAGTCATCCATTACAGGTGTTTAAGGAACTCCTTTGCAATCGATTCATCTGTCCCTGCTTTCTTCTTTCTGAATTACTGTCTGGTACTTTTGGGCTTGTAAAGGTAACATAGGTAGTTGTGTCAAAAGGAAATAACATGAACTCCTTTAAAATATGTTCCAACAGATAGCCCTGAATTCTACACTTGTGAAGCTTATCATATTCAGTTATTGTTAATACGCTTTCACAGAGATGTGCTTACTTTATGGTAATTTCGAAGCATAGTTTGTGCTGTTATCATCTTTTCTTGTAATGTGTTGTGCACTGGAGTTAATGGTGGGGGACAAAATAACGCAAAACCCTCGCAATGTAATGCATATGCATAAGCTCTGCATGTGACAAAGGATGCTGCAAACGCAATATACGTATTTTTTGCGCTTCCAGTATGATCACatcaaaacatacacaaaacatacacaaaacactACTAACTACAAAATatactaaccctaacccacacacacacatttattcagcTATCTTTGTGGGGACCCACCACTGACCCACCATTAATGCATTCCCTggccccttaccctaaccttaactaTTACAGTTAAATGCATCGCCTCAACCCTTCTAACACTAAACCTGATCTTAACTCAAACCCTTgaaccaagtcttaaccctcaaacctTTAAACTCGTGAAGTCCAgcattttggtccccacaaagcACCACAGACCCCACAAGTACAGTGGGCTCCCATTTTTCAGACCCtgcaaatataaagaaataaagaaaatacacacacacccacctctGAGGTGCCTTGCTAAACTTGTTGGGAAAGTACAAGGTTAGCGGTGGGAGTGACATCCTGCGGTTCCGCTGAGGTCTCTTATCAGTGTCTGCTCCTTATCACTCAGCCccacaacagcagaaacacacagagactaTTTTAGCTGCACCACCTGAGAAGAAATTATCTTTATCAATGTCTGTTGCATGACattctgctgtgtttctttctgtgtttcccAGATAAAATTATGCAGTACATACAAGCcagagaaactgagagaaaataagtaaaaatgaTTGGTGTACAGATACTTTTCTACACACCACCAAAGCTCAGGAGATGCTTGACCAAGTAATATTGTCACGCTCAgcatatttttttgtatttttcttcttcttagtCTAGCTatcatttacagtaaacagacagagagacagacagtcagacagacatgTGCTGTCAGTTCTCCACTCAGTAATCACTAACAAACAACTAACAAATAATGCCACAACACATTATGATCACCAAATACAAGTGTGAAAGTGGACCTTTCTGCAAACCTCAGACTTAGATTGTAAAAATGCCAAGGAAACATCCTGACTTTGACTGTGATGCAGGAATTTACTGTACAAAATACTCATTGGGCGTTTATCTTTAAAACTACATTATCAAACAATTTTGAGAGAATTACACACTTTTTTATCCCCTTTTAGCTCATTGGATTTAGAGCATCAGCATCAGATTATGAGTCCCACCACTCAACCCTGTGCAGGCAATCATTTCCAGCAAACATGCTCTGATAAACTttgacaaagttagcaacttGCTGACAAGCAGCTAAAGACTTAGACACTTTCTCAGGAGTTAAAGACCAAATTGAGTTGCCCAAGTGCAACTCAGctgtggttgtatgcctccatcAACCAGCTAGGTTGCAGGAAGTATGGCCACAATCTCCCCTTCTTTAcctacagcattgaataatggccagaattgtttttgcaaatgttatcacttcattttatcctattagacattaaGTTAATAAGTTAagttgtgtcataattagtgtatgaatttgtgagttatggccaaaatgtgttttgtgaggtcacagtgtgccAGAAGTAATGAAATTTCCAATGAgtgttcctgatatattgcattcacaaaaacatgacgtcaccatgaccttgaactttgacctttgtccaccatcatcaagtcaaatccgttcatccttgagtccaagtgaatgttctTTCCAGGCATTACTGAGACATTGTGTCCAGGAGAATGGGACGCACATACATATGGATGGACGTATGGACGAACGGATGGACGgataacctgaaaacaatacgcctctggctctggctgtggccggtgtggaggcataaaaatgtgaaggcCTTTTTTTCATATGTCTGTAAAGAATTACATGGTAACACAGGTAAAAAAAGATGCCCTGGATCTAGTCATTATTCAAACTATTTAAAAGTTGCTCCTGCAGTGACAAGACATAACTGATGAATATCTTTTGTGCACTTTTGACCTGTCTACAACAAGCTGTTTTACTACTTTCATAAATATTATATGATCCATCATTTATTATGGCTGTATATCGGGCATGAAATGACTTGGTGTTGCAAACTTCCCCTATATATCCTCCTTCTCTTAGCATTTATTAGCACCCACCATTATGAAAACAAGTGgagtgaaatgtctcatttGCAACTTTTGAGATTTTGTCATTCTTCAGCATATTCTCAATTAATGATGCAAAATGACACAAAGTACCCTGCCCTGGGGGGAACCTACACAGACTTCATTACAAGGTACTTTTAATTAGTCTTTGTAATTAATGGCAGAATATTGGGTGCAGAAAGGCTGGAAGCTAAATTGATATGCCCATAAACATTTGCATGTTCATTGGCCAGGGTTAGCAAACCGTCTCGTTTTTACTCAGTCAGGTCAGAGAAGAGGCTTGAGAGTTGGACTGCAAagggatttaaaagaaaacgTGTATGTCACCCTCTTAATTAAGtgggaagggaggagggaggctgCATAATGAGGAAGTGAAAACTGGGTGTGAAGTTGGGTTATCTGCATTTTCTCTCCTATTTTTGGCTGACCATGTACTGTGTGCTACAATATGTCGTCCAGAGGGGGCTCGTAGTACAATACTCACCCAAAGGCACATAGCATTAAATGTATCCTATAGCTGTGCGGTAATTTGCAGTGTCAGGTTAAAGACACTTTAGCGCCTCAGGATGATGGAGATGGTTTATGGTTTTAATGAGGTGAACAGACCTTTGTCCACTCAgtaaaaaaatactttcttgAGAAGAACAAGCCCTTACAAATACGGCACAAGTGGTTTTACCACGCGTGAAACAGCATTTCATATTGATTAATACACATgctttaaagcagctataatcaacatttttatgataacaatgtatcaaatgacagtgtgaaaacaatATGACAATGTTAAAGGGGTCAATAGtaatgaacctacagagaattaccATTCGCCTCTGCAGCTCTCCTTGGCTTCACAGCTTcatagtgagtttcagctcattgttcagCTGTCCAGCCAcaactgttttggttcattttagCGTTGTTTTTGGCCGGATGATTTTTGGCAGGATGTTTTTGGCTGCttcatgcagctgttttcagtgaaaaaaccCAATGTACAcccacctgctcagcaccaagcAGCAGACAGGCTATAGCTGaggaacatagtggagcatttagctgctaaagaggATATATTTCCCTCAAGactaaaaacagagctaaaggaGAAGGGATATTACATGTAATTAATCAGACGGACACAATCATGGCTCCaaattaatgataatgtttttccgtaactgctggatgtgtaaataagcaacatGTTCATCATAACAACACAATGTGGTGTTATGACCTTGAAATTATCTTTAAGGGATGGTGAGGACCTATCGTAAGtctattaatattaaaatggaattgatgtgtttttggaaTGAGCCAAAatcaaaaggcaaaaatgttGTGATAAGCATATTTCCTTTAGTTTCAAACTCAGACAGTACCTCAGCTTTgagttattacattttcattttcattagaCGTTTCCATAGTCGTCTGCATCTTATTTATAGGCCTCTGCTGGGCTGAGCTCTGCAATAAACACAGAACCAACACGATTTGGAAATTCAGCAGTAGcacatttttctcagtgttgTCCCAGTGGTGTGTGCTCGTAAAGGGTTTGAATGCTTATGTCAATGTCATATCTCAGTGTTTCCTTCTTGATAAATTTGCAAAAGTTTCTAAACTTCTGTTTTCGCAttgtcattatgggatattgagtgtagattgatgaggggaaaGGCTTTTATAAGGCTGTTACACAAGAAAAAGTGATGGcgtctgaatacttcctgaatctactgtatgttttaccAGGTATAATAAAATAGATGAAAGTCCCAAAATGGGGGCAATCTTTAAGAGGAATGGCAATAAGAAGGAAGTCTTAGAGAATTGGGTGAGATTTATAGAAATCTCTGTAGACCATGTAAGGATACACTGTCACTGGTGTGTTGGTGGAGACAGGAAATCCTTCAATATAAAACCTGAAACCAGTGATGTTTTTATCAGTCCTGCTGTGTGCTGACAGCTTTTGAATTCCTTGAATATTAATcaagtttgacttttttttctctccgcCATCTAAAGCTGTCCAGTCACATTTCAGAACATTAAATTAGAGTTAAATGATATGGAGCTTGCATGAATCATTAACCTGTAGCCTCAGAATTGTTCAAATCCGcgctacagaaaatggacaaGCTGTAATTATCCCCTTTTTGAGCTGCCAGGTTGCATAAGAGATCAAGCTGAGTGTTGCGATGAATTTTATTAAATGAGACGTCCATGTTCTGCTAAACATCTTGTTACTTTGCAATCTGTTagtaaaacttgaaaatgactCTTTTCCATGGGAGAAATGTCTTTCAAAGTTTGGGAAAACTcagaatttcatttattttggtcATATAATAGTCATTTATGACAAATTTTGCATATTTGTGAAAGTAATAatcattataaaaaaattaatttagaaGCAAACAATCTATTGTTTTTACATTCGAGTTTTGTGTGTATTAAGCAAACAAGAACAAGATAATGTGTCGATTaatgagctttaaaggtgctggtcGGTGGATTCTGTTAGTTCTGGACAGAGGtgggctagctgtttcccccagtttccagtctgtatgctacgctaagctaaccagcttctGGCAATAACCTTATGTTTGGAAATATGTGAGAGCTGTGTTGATCTTCTTGTCTCACTAACACCAAGAAAGTGGAGgatagattttaaaatcctaGTACGCGTCTATGAAGCACTAAATGGTCTTGGGCCTAGAAACATCTCTGGTCTACTTGTACAATACAAAGCACCCCGATCCCTCATGCTATCTGGGATGGGTTTACTCAGTGTTCCCAGAATTAGAACCAAGTAAGGTGAAGCAGCGTTTAGTTTCTATGTTCCCCACCTGTGGAACaagcttcctgaacacctgagatcTGCTGAAACTGTCAGCTCACTGTTTGCTGCATCTTAGCAATAAGTCACATACATAATatctttttaatcttgtgcATTTGCTTGTAGTTAATGTATTTTATCACTACAACACTCCTTTAAGATGGTGTCCTAAGTTTCCTAACTGATctgatgtatttaaaaaaataaattatttattcaaattagtttttattgttttaatgtcatcttaatgTTCCATTTTAATGTATTCCTgtgcctctgtaaagcactttgaattcccatgtgtctgaatggtgctatataaataaacaaagtaaataagcatatttcccaaaatgctgaactgctcctttaaaactGGCATGTTTATATGGCTGAGGACACCCACTATACTCAATAATACTAGAACAGTTCATCAGGATTCCAGATATTATCCTGAATTGCAGTTTCACTGGCTGATAGTACAGATTAtgtcatttgaatttaaaactCAAATTACAGTACATGGTCTGTCTGGGACATTGCAGTCCAATAGTATGCATGAATAAAGTTTCAACATTTCATCAAACCAGAGTTCATTGAAAAtgatattaatacatttaacaggagTTTTACAGAACTAATCCATTTGTCTACCTGCTTTAAAGCACTAAAAAACCTACCTGCTTTAAAGCACTAAAAAACTGTATTTGACTGATCAAACCCCAACAATAGAACTCTCTGGCCtcagctgtgctgctgttgtatAGCAACAAGACACTGAAAtagaaagtatttttttctacaCTGAAGTCTCGCtcactctccatctctgtctctctcttgatGAAATGTATGCTGATTGCAGAGCCTATAGAGAGCAAAGCAGTTGCATCTGATAAGCTGTTCATTGTAATCTGTGccaggtggaaaaaaacaacaaaaaaaaccttgcaCGAAGACttccagctgcagtttgtggatCCAGCACATTTTAAACAGGGTAGAAAATAGGTGTCAGGAGGTGTTTGCAGGTTGATGTGGTGGAATGAAGGGGGTGATAGTTCTGCCAGCCTTAATGTAAATGGGTGTAATTAGTTAAAGCTAGTTACACTGGATCAATGCCCCATTATGTTGCACAGCACTGTATTTTCTGCAAACGAATGAAAGAGGCACCATGACATGAATGACAAACAACACAGTCTGAAATGTGTGCAATTTTCTATATATAATTTTGTAGTTTGACATCAGTACCACACATTGTAGGAGTCGACAAATAATGAGCCATTATCAGGTACAATCAAACTATTGCTGttgtagagctgcagagaaTAATGTTCTGACACCACTGGATGGTGATTTCATTAAAAGAGGCAGCTATTTCACTAAAACCTCCATAAATGATACAAGGTGTTGACAATACATCAGTTCCTATGTTGAACCAAAACATCATCTGATGAAACTGTTTCCCTCTAATTCCCTTAAAAAAATTACACAGGGGTCCTAAAACTGTCTCAATTTTCAGTTCAGACTGGAGACACCTGAGATGAATTTAAATTGGCCGACATTTTCAGAACATCATGAAAAATACCCTTTTTTGATCTTACATTGTGACCCAAAAGAATTTATCTAATCCATGTTGTGAAATTTCTCTGACAGCACAGagagctgctggagaaaatGTTTGAGTTTTCGAAAGCGTGTGACTGACATCTAGTGGAGGACACTGATCAAGACAAAGAAGTCTAGTATAACACTAGAAATAATCAAACACTGGAGCACTGTATataataaaactaaaagaaatgATCAcctataattaataatttcatACCTCTAGAAACAAATGTGATGATCAGAGAAACCCATCTGTAAAAAGATATTTTAgaaagtgcttttattttgatcaatcaattattattttcaaatgttgttATAATTTtggaaatgtaaacacatgcaATTGACTGAAATAGAATACAAAAGCTGACAGTGTAATGTACGTAAAGACAACGTGTTGCACGCTTTAAGATTCTGATGGTTTTGAACATACGGTAGTTAAACTGTTGAGAACTTGGATTACCTGTTATTATCACCACCCTCTCAAAGTGGAGCAGTGGTCGAGGCTGTAACTTGACCTTGCCTCTTAATGGCTGTGTGACAATGGTGCCCCGTCCCACTGGCCTGTCTGCCCCTCTGTTGTGTCTATTTATAATGTCCAGACACAGTGCAGAGGTTATTCAGAGGTGCGAGCAAATACAAGGTGACAGGCACAGAGGAACAAAGGGTGAGAatttttactgttattgttCCTGTTGTTGACTTTATTCACTAAAACCTGGATTtctttgacacttttttttgttgagctGAAGAATTCCTCATTGTACATAAAagataatgtatttatttttcatctacTGTATAACTAtactgttttaatttaaatcaattGTTATTGTTTATGCACTCAAAGTGTATATTGCAGGATATACCTTAAAATTCCctgtattgtttttcttttgattccTCAGTTCCTCAGTTCATCTGACTTGTATAATAACAATATGTTTCATGGTGGTAGCTTCGTTTCCAAGTAATTAGTTTCTACATACAGTTCAAAAATGCAATGatgcaaatgcaaatgatgTTTCCTACATTAAACTCTTCTCAGATTATCATGTTTCTCTGTTGGTAAACTACAAcgataaatgtatttgttttcactgtttgaaATCAGCATATACGAGAGAGATTGTCACATAACTTTTAGCTTTTAATTAGTAACAGTATGCAAAACATGTAACTAACCTCCCtgctatttttttaaatcattttttttctctgaagatGAAGAGCAGAAAGACGTCAGTGGGGCATCATGAGCACTGTGACAAATGTTACAATGTCCACTGTCAGGTCCCCGTGCGGATCTCTGTGTCATGCATGGTCATCAAGTGTCGTAAAAACTGTGGCGCCACACTCCATATGTGTAAGCAAGAGGAGCACCAGCTCCTCTGTCCGAATGAGACGGTCCCCTGCCTCAATGTCAACTACGGCTGTCCCCTCACCATGCTGCGCCACAGGCTGGCCAAACACCTGGAGGTCTGTCCGGCCAGCGTGGTCTGCTGCTCTCAGGAGTGGAACCGCTGGCCTGTTTCTGAGAGTGATCTGACCTTCTACAGAAATGTTTCAGAAAGACCTCAAACTGAGCTGCACCTCGATGTTGCTATGGCTCTCAGGGACCAAGAGCTTCTCTTTCGatccataaaaatgaaaaacatttttcctgAGCTGATGATGGAGGACCCTGCTCTCCAGGATATCATTGCTGGGGTCAACTGGCCTGCAGAGGAAGCGGCTTGTTCTTTAGATTATGGTGAATTTACAGAAAATAGCTGTacaagaaaggaggaaaaagaactTGGTCAAGAGGAGGGGGATGTATTGGCAAAGAGCGGGGATGTGGAGAGCATTCAGAACTACAGCTCCTGGgagaaaatatttgcaaaagAGATGGGGGGATGCAAGCAAACTGTCAAAAACCTAAATaagaaggaagaaaagggaaaagaaaaggaagagaaagaatcATTAAACTGTCAGGGAGAGACAAGAAACTCACACCTGAACCAAGAgaacgctgctgctgctgctgctgctgctgctgcttcaagcATGAACGGTGCAACTGGCCTTGCGCCATGGCAAGATGGGGTCCTTGAGAGGTTAGGCAAAGAAGTCAACATTGCAGACTATAACATGTATCTGGTGCACCATGGGGCAATGTTGATTAACTTTGGCCAACTTGCAGCCTGCACCCCGAGAGAAAAGGATTTTGTTTATGGGAATCTGGAGCCCATCGAGGTTAAAACTGTCCGCTCATTCAACGTTCCTACCAGCTATCGAGCAAAGCGCAATCACCTGAAGGACCCTACACTGAAAGCCAAGACCGTACACCAGAGTGTAGACACTGCAGATTTGGGCTTGTCAGTCGAGGACCTTCCAAAGTGTGATGAGGTTCACTCCACGCTCCTGTGCTCCCTGGAAAAGGAGCTGAAAGGACATTTAATCTCTGAGAGTGTGGGGATCGATGGCCTTTATGTAGATATAGGAACGCAAACGTACAACTTTTGCTCTGCTCCGTTCAAAACAGATGCATCCCTTGCCGATGTCATAGCAGACAAACCTCCTGGTCTTTATGTACATGTTGAAGCAGAGTCTGTCACCAGGAGGCATAACAAAGCAAGTTCAGCCTTCAGCTACATGTGTGGCCACTTCTTTCGCCGTGATGAGTACCGCTCTCATTTCAGGAATGTGCACTCTGACATACAGGCCTCTCTGAGCGGCTGGTTACAACAACGCTGCCCCTTAGCATACCTCGGATGTACTTTCACCCAGAcaaggctacagccagcaggcCAACAAGCTACAATTAAATTCTCCCAAGATGCCAGCGCCTTTGTCCTCCGGCCCCAAGTCCCTTCACCCCTCTGTGAAGATGTAAAAACCTCCAGACCTCAGAGAAATGGTGCACATAATCTGGATCCGCTGAGCAGGCTGCCCCTGGAGATTCTTCAGCACATTGCTGGTTACCTTGACAGTTCTACATTATCTCAGCTGTCCCAGGTCTCCCATCTGATGAGAGAGGTGTGTGCCATGTTGTtgcaggagagagggatggtCTCCCTCAAGTGGGAGAAAAAGACATATTCCCATGGGGGGAGCTCCTGGAGATGTCGAAAGAAAGCAAGtatccttttatttatttatttatcgtttagattttcttgttttatttctatcatgaaataaaatgtatcgTTTTGTACAAATTTCTTGAATTTCTATCATATAACTTTAAGTATTTATCTTACTGAATGACCACTGCCAATCCAAGTCATATATTCCTTTGATCTGAACCTTGTActcagggaaagaaaagaaaacactagGCAAAACTTCTATATTGGTTCCCCTTTACTATCTGGCAACATTCTGCAAACTGTCATTGGAAAATTTCCGCCATTCATACAGCATGACAGCTGCTGCATTGTAAACACTCTCCAGACTCTCTAGCAATATTACAAACTAAATCATAGCCATGTTGGGAACAGTTAATTGGTTCCCACTGGAGCAGCCACCGGAAAtttactactttttactttatcaAAAAGCAGCTGCATGTGAGGCCATCTGAGGATGCttggaaaaaggaaatgctGCTTTCTTCTCTGACTTTGGTGCCAGTGGTCTGGTAACTAGACAGCTGAGCTAAGCATCATTTATACGTCTCACATGTTGATTTTCTtctacaataaaaataaaataaaatgtatagcAGAATGAATCTGCAATAGagcatttgaacatttaaacaATACAAATTAGCATATTAACTATCcaacaaattttatttattgatcaattCACCT
The Seriola aureovittata isolate HTS-2021-v1 ecotype China chromosome 4, ASM2101889v1, whole genome shotgun sequence genome window above contains:
- the LOC130167801 gene encoding F-box only protein 40 gives rise to the protein MGAIFKRNGNKKEVLENWMKSRKTSVGHHEHCDKCYNVHCQVPVRISVSCMVIKCRKNCGATLHMCKQEEHQLLCPNETVPCLNVNYGCPLTMLRHRLAKHLEVCPASVVCCSQEWNRWPVSESDLTFYRNVSERPQTELHLDVAMALRDQELLFRSIKMKNIFPELMMEDPALQDIIAGVNWPAEEAACSLDYGEFTENSCTRKEEKELGQEEGDVLAKSGDVESIQNYSSWEKIFAKEMGGCKQTVKNLNKKEEKGKEKEEKESLNCQGETRNSHLNQENAAAAAAAAAASSMNGATGLAPWQDGVLERLGKEVNIADYNMYLVHHGAMLINFGQLAACTPREKDFVYGNLEPIEVKTVRSFNVPTSYRAKRNHLKDPTLKAKTVHQSVDTADLGLSVEDLPKCDEVHSTLLCSLEKELKGHLISESVGIDGLYVDIGTQTYNFCSAPFKTDASLADVIADKPPGLYVHVEAESVTRRHNKASSAFSYMCGHFFRRDEYRSHFRNVHSDIQASLSGWLQQRCPLAYLGCTFTQTRLQPAGQQATIKFSQDASAFVLRPQVPSPLCEDVKTSRPQRNGAHNLDPLSRLPLEILQHIAGYLDSSTLSQLSQVSHLMREVCAMLLQERGMVSLKWEKKTYSHGGSSWRFTLAWEFSSLFSSVDRWSFSNAPSMSDHLKTCSFYQREERTEPVVLACLGEVRDKHGEVKHKR